One segment of Acropora muricata isolate sample 2 chromosome 8, ASM3666990v1, whole genome shotgun sequence DNA contains the following:
- the LOC136925670 gene encoding BTB/POZ domain-containing protein 6-like: protein MSSPTKKTKMSAPEKWQTTRSTIRERTTFLLNNDRFSDVKFVVRDSNSEGESERKKVIRAHKFVLSIGSPVFEAMFYGDVAETRDSIELPDCEYESLLELFRFLYSDEENLGGSNVMQVLYLAKKYMVPSLAEKCSRYLQYHLEASNVFSIIPMAQKYEEKELTDRCWEVIDNRSQAAMRSDGFTTIEQSLLEAVVSRDTLTINEIDLFKAVDLWATNKCGNQGLEANGEEKRRILGETVVKAIRFPVMKQQEFASVVPATKILTPDEVIMFFMFFSSAAAFPEGFLIRKRSEPRKPSTNARKRNAIH from the coding sequence ATGTCGTCACCaactaagaaaacaaagatgtcTGCCCCAGAAAAGTGGCAAACTACAAGATCCACCATCCGAGAAAGGACAACGTTTCTGCTGAACAATGATCGGTTCAGTGATGTGAAGTTTGTGGTTCGCGACTCTAACAGCGAAGGCgaaagtgaaagaaagaaagtgaTTCGAGCTCACAAGTTTGTACTGTCGATTGGCAGTCCAGTGTTTGAAGCCATGTTTTACGGTGACGTAGCGGAGACCCGGGATTCTATTGAGTTACCTGACTGTGAATACGAGAGTCTATTGGAGCTGTTTCGCTTCTTGTACAGCGATGAGGAAAACTTAGGCGGAAGTAATGTGATGCAAGTGTTATATTTGGCGAAGAAATATATGGTTCCCTCTCTCGCTGAGAAATGCAGCAGATATTTGCAATATCATTTGGAAGCATCAAATGTTTTCAGCATTATACCGATGGCACAGAAGTATGAGGAGAAAGAGTTGACTGATCGGTGCTGGGAAGTAATCGATAATCGGTCGCAAGCAGCCATGAGATCAGACGGATTTACGACAATTGAGCAATCGTTACTTGAGGCAGTGGTCTCAAGAGACACTCTGACTATCAACGAGATCGACTTGTTTAAAGCTGTTGATCTGTGGGCGACAAATAAGTGCGGAAACCAAGGTTTAGAAGCAAATGGTGAAGAGAAAAGAAGAATTCTTGGAGAAACCGTTGTCAAGGCAATCCGCTTTCCAGTTATGAAACAACAGGAATTTGCTTCCGTTGTCCCAGCTACAAAAATTCTTACTCCAGATGAAGTGATCatgttttttatgtttttcagtTCAGCAGCGGCCTTCCCTGAGGGATTTTTGATAAGAAAACGATCTGAACCACGGAAGCCGTCTACAAATGCACGGAAGCGGAACGCCATCCACTAA
- the LOC136925668 gene encoding BTB/POZ domain-containing protein 6-like isoform X1, translating to MSTLENWQATRPTIRERAKFMLNNDRLSDVKFVVRQSNSIGKSESKKVIPAHKFVLSIGSSVFEAMFYGELAETRASIELPDCDYESLLELFRFLYSDDVDLSGSNVMQVLYLAKKYMVPSLADKCSEYLRDNLDASNVFNILPTAEKYEEKELTDRCWAVIDNQSEAAVKSDGFTTIEHSLLEAVVSRDTLTINEIELFKAVDLWATKKCEKQGLEANGKEKRIILGEVVVKAIRFPVMEQLEFASVVPDSSILTPNELVHLFKFFSSAVAAPVEFVNRKRTGGQSMFVDRRNVLGTETPARLHRLLGPQRGLHSGLHGGLHSARRGRLR from the coding sequence ATGTCTACTCTAGAAAACTGGCAAGCTACGAGACCCACCATCCGAGAGAGAGCCAAGTTTATGCTGAACAATGATCGGTTGAGCGACGTGAAGTTTGTGGTTCGCCAATCTAACAGCATAGGCAAAAGTGAAAGTAAGAAAGTGATTCCAGCGCACAAGTTTGTGCTGTCGATTGGTAGTTCTGTGTTTGAAGCCATGTTTTATGGTGAGCTAGCAGAGACCCGGGCTTCTATCGAGTTACCTGACTGTGACTACGAGAGTCTGCTGGAGCTATTTCGCTTCTTGTACAGCGATGACGTAGACCTCAGCGGAAGTAATGTGATGCAAGTGTTGTATTTGGCGAAGAAATATATGGTTCCCTCCCTAGCAGATAAATGCAGTGAGTATTTGCGAGACAATTTGGATGCATCTAATGTTTTCAATATTCTACCGACGGCAGAAAAGTACGAGGAGAAAGAGTTGACAGATCGATGCTGGGCAGTAATCGATAATCAGTCGGAAGCAGCCGTGAAATCGGATGGATTTACCACAATTGAGCACTCTTTACTTGAGGCAGTGGTTTCAAGAGACACTCTGACCATCAACGAGATCGAGCTGTTTAAAGCTGTTGATCTGTGGGCGACAAAGAAGTGCGAAAAACAAGGTTTAGAGGCAAATGGTAAGGAAAAACGCATAATTCTGGGAGAAGTAGTTGTTAAGGCAATTCGCTTTCCAGTTATGGAACAACTGGAATTTGCTTCCGTAGTCCCAGATTCATCAATTCTTACTCCAAATGAACTAGTACACCTTTTTAAGTTTTTCAGCTCAGCAGTGGCCGCCCCAGTGGAATTTGTAAACAGGAAACGAACTGGTGGACAGTCAATGTTTGTTGACCGGCGGAATGTACTTGGCACTGAAACACCGGCACGGCTACATCGTCTACTAGGCCCACAAAGGGGCCTACACAGTGGCCTACACGGTGGCCTACACAGTGCTAGGAGAGGCCGTTTGAGATGA
- the LOC136925668 gene encoding BTB/POZ domain-containing protein 6-like isoform X2: MSTLENWQATRPTIRERAKFMLNNDRLSDVKFVVRQSNSIGKSESKKVIPAHKFVLSIGSSVFEAMFYGELAETRASIELPDCDYESLLELFRFLYSDDVDLSGSNVMQVLYLAKKYMVPSLADKCSEYLRDNLDASNVFNILPTAEKYEEKELTDRCWAVIDNQSEAAVKSDGFTTIEHSLLEAVVSRDTLTINEIELFKAVDLWATKKCEKQGLEANVFQLSSGRPSGICKQETNWWTVNVC, encoded by the exons ATGTCTACTCTAGAAAACTGGCAAGCTACGAGACCCACCATCCGAGAGAGAGCCAAGTTTATGCTGAACAATGATCGGTTGAGCGACGTGAAGTTTGTGGTTCGCCAATCTAACAGCATAGGCAAAAGTGAAAGTAAGAAAGTGATTCCAGCGCACAAGTTTGTGCTGTCGATTGGTAGTTCTGTGTTTGAAGCCATGTTTTATGGTGAGCTAGCAGAGACCCGGGCTTCTATCGAGTTACCTGACTGTGACTACGAGAGTCTGCTGGAGCTATTTCGCTTCTTGTACAGCGATGACGTAGACCTCAGCGGAAGTAATGTGATGCAAGTGTTGTATTTGGCGAAGAAATATATGGTTCCCTCCCTAGCAGATAAATGCAGTGAGTATTTGCGAGACAATTTGGATGCATCTAATGTTTTCAATATTCTACCGACGGCAGAAAAGTACGAGGAGAAAGAGTTGACAGATCGATGCTGGGCAGTAATCGATAATCAGTCGGAAGCAGCCGTGAAATCGGATGGATTTACCACAATTGAGCACTCTTTACTTGAGGCAGTGGTTTCAAGAGACACTCTGACCATCAACGAGATCGAGCTGTTTAAAGCTGTTGATCTGTGGGCGACAAAGAAGTGCGAAAAACAAGGTTTAGAGGCAAATG TTTTTCAGCTCAGCAGTGGCCGCCCCAGTGGAATTTGTAAACAGGAAACGAACTGGTGGACAGTCAATGTTTGTTGA